A single genomic interval of uncultured Desulfobacter sp. harbors:
- a CDS encoding integrase gives MKRENLKFYLEKEDEQDQSPVMHAFKSVPVFALIQVDGCKFQYLRIRDEHDNWQKPQVIEIFDTGSRKMFILDFYFTESSLNSVDLFTRFLLSTPFPLQKIGIRPDQAKGFLNLKRPINAINLKHSTPQGFYLASDFSKVYSPKDKAHLESSHRSLHNFEIRIIKAFEDRIVKTVTEYDFKRGRKEKITVTLLDISLQELRNSTMLSEYRNEHNHTQHYFTEDGVVSAWVPAQKFDDFLSTQVDTLNFTPDQVQEYMKYGYRKIKATVSKNRTIRHDKRDYYVTRGADKFSKHKSTPVKISRYKDKLFIFEQGEDGILLGEAIARKPFDRPPVPEPSPVPPDELDTIIILLEKHNMAVDRPVLIEVFHKGLTLVRAAQVLDHNQSRYADYIKKMNQPDDRKNQALFNAFMLDCQKSLNTNHVPTYASHGDIT, from the coding sequence TTGAAAAGGGAAAATCTCAAATTTTACCTGGAAAAAGAGGATGAGCAGGATCAGTCCCCGGTCATGCATGCCTTCAAGTCGGTGCCGGTGTTTGCTTTGATCCAGGTTGACGGCTGCAAATTTCAGTATTTGAGAATCAGAGATGAACACGATAACTGGCAAAAACCACAGGTCATTGAAATATTTGATACCGGTTCCAGGAAAATGTTTATTCTGGATTTTTATTTTACCGAAAGCAGCCTGAACTCTGTGGATCTTTTTACCCGTTTTTTGTTGAGTACCCCTTTCCCTTTGCAAAAAATCGGTATCAGACCTGATCAGGCAAAAGGATTTTTAAATCTAAAACGTCCCATCAATGCCATTAACCTGAAGCATTCTACACCGCAAGGTTTCTATTTGGCATCGGATTTTTCAAAGGTGTATTCACCCAAAGATAAGGCGCACCTGGAATCTTCACACCGGAGCCTGCACAATTTTGAAATACGGATTATCAAAGCCTTTGAGGACAGGATTGTAAAAACCGTTACCGAATATGACTTCAAGCGGGGAAGAAAGGAAAAAATCACTGTAACCCTTCTTGATATCAGCCTTCAGGAATTAAGGAACAGCACTATGCTCAGCGAGTACCGTAACGAACATAATCATACACAACACTATTTTACCGAAGACGGGGTGGTCAGTGCCTGGGTGCCGGCACAGAAATTTGATGATTTTTTATCAACTCAGGTGGATACCTTGAATTTTACCCCGGACCAGGTTCAGGAATATATGAAGTACGGCTACAGAAAAATCAAAGCCACCGTATCTAAAAACAGGACCATCCGCCATGACAAGCGGGACTATTATGTGACCCGTGGTGCAGATAAGTTCAGCAAACATAAAAGCACACCGGTGAAAATATCCAGATACAAGGACAAACTTTTTATCTTTGAGCAGGGTGAAGACGGCATACTGTTGGGCGAAGCCATTGCAAGAAAGCCGTTCGACAGACCGCCGGTACCGGAACCTTCGCCTGTGCCGCCTGATGAACTTGACACCATTATCATTCTTTTAGAAAAGCACAATATGGCCGTTGACCGGCCTGTTTTAATCGAAGTTTTTCATAAAGGCCTCACCCTGGTCCGGGCGGCACAAGTGCTTGATCATAATCAATCAAGGTACGCAGATTATATAAAAAAGATGAACCAGCCGGATGACCGCAAAAATCAGGCCCTGTTCAATGCATTTATGCTTGATTGCCAAAAATCCTTAAATACGAACCATGTACCCACTTATGCATCCCACGGAGACATAACATGA
- a CDS encoding ATP-binding protein, producing the protein MKEDFISDKRRVSYLAATYNRIYRGQSVLIEGDFGAGKTRFLKLLHPKKLHAVWVESLFNIHETLAAILKELNYEATATYRRTPQYLKMICNLSNCFIIIDEANDLDVRVWPYLKRIIDAGVPIVFAGLPKVRTYLSRNHPDILSRLKTLILYPIEVEDFIEKYKDIQQEAVEQIYMSVKGDMRKFKEICTDCRDRAKELNHQFVDINLALEFISDLPPQ; encoded by the coding sequence ATGAAAGAGGATTTTATCAGTGATAAACGAAGGGTCTCATACTTAGCTGCCACGTATAACCGGATCTACAGAGGCCAAAGCGTGCTCATTGAAGGTGATTTTGGTGCAGGAAAAACCCGGTTTTTAAAATTGCTGCACCCCAAAAAGCTCCATGCTGTATGGGTTGAGTCTCTGTTCAACATACATGAAACCCTGGCCGCGATACTTAAAGAATTAAATTATGAGGCCACCGCCACCTACCGCCGAACTCCCCAGTACCTGAAAATGATCTGCAATCTCTCCAATTGTTTTATCATCATAGATGAGGCTAATGACTTGGACGTCCGGGTTTGGCCATATCTTAAACGAATTATTGATGCCGGTGTTCCCATTGTATTTGCAGGGCTCCCAAAGGTCAGAACCTATTTGAGCCGGAACCATCCTGATATACTCAGCCGGTTGAAAACCTTGATTTTGTATCCCATAGAGGTCGAGGACTTCATTGAAAAATACAAAGATATCCAACAGGAAGCTGTTGAACAGATTTATATGTCTGTTAAAGGCGATATGCGAAAATTTAAAGAAATCTGCACAGACTGCCGGGACAGGGCAAAGGAGCTAAACCACCAATTTGTTGATATTAATCTTGCCCTGGAATTTATATCAGATCTGCCTCCACAATAA
- the istA gene encoding IS21 family transposase, with protein MQSEKDFGIAAMKAGMDEKTARKYREIGKLPSELKQEHDWRTRKNPFEDVWDSIKAMLSINSGLEAKTIFEDLQRKQPGRFADGQLRTLQRRIKHWRATEGPCKEIFFAQIHKPGELCQSDFTHMDKVGVTIGGVPFDHMIYHFVLTYSNWETGSICFSESFESLSHGLQNALWNLGGVPHRHRTDRLATAVNKETHPEEFTRRYQDLMDHYGLTPCKTNPYSPNENGDVEQRNYRFKKAVDQALLLRNNRNFRDREEYERFLSKLFGQLNAGRKDRLAKELEVLRRLPKTRIDSCKKLDLKVGPGCTIRVNHNVYSVNSRLIGEKIQVRLYMEYLEIWYGQKKIDTVPRLRGEGKYKVNYRHIIDSLVRKPGAFENYRYRDAMFPTSRFRIAYDSLKERYTVQSAASRYLKILYLAAKDSEVAVDNALTILINEGHEISKDAVQRLMTSNTPVAGPDDIHIPAIDLSSYDKLLKMVEA; from the coding sequence ATTCAATCTGAGAAGGATTTCGGGATCGCAGCAATGAAAGCAGGTATGGATGAAAAGACGGCTCGAAAGTACCGTGAAATTGGTAAATTACCAAGCGAGCTTAAACAGGAACACGACTGGCGGACACGTAAAAACCCGTTTGAAGACGTATGGGATAGTATCAAAGCAATGTTATCAATAAATTCGGGGTTGGAAGCCAAAACCATTTTTGAGGATCTTCAGCGCAAACAGCCCGGCCGATTTGCCGATGGTCAGTTAAGGACCCTGCAACGACGGATCAAGCATTGGCGGGCAACAGAAGGTCCCTGCAAAGAAATATTCTTTGCACAAATACATAAACCAGGCGAACTATGCCAGTCTGACTTCACGCATATGGATAAGGTGGGTGTCACCATAGGCGGCGTTCCCTTTGATCACATGATCTATCATTTTGTTTTAACCTATTCTAACTGGGAAACCGGGAGCATATGTTTTTCTGAAAGTTTTGAAAGCCTGAGCCATGGCCTGCAAAATGCCTTATGGAACCTGGGCGGTGTTCCCCATCGTCACCGTACAGATCGTTTGGCGACCGCTGTTAACAAGGAGACCCACCCGGAAGAGTTCACCCGCAGGTATCAGGATCTTATGGACCATTACGGCCTGACACCTTGCAAAACGAACCCATACAGTCCCAATGAAAATGGTGACGTGGAGCAGCGCAATTACCGATTCAAAAAGGCTGTTGACCAGGCCCTTTTGCTAAGAAACAACCGGAATTTTAGAGACCGGGAGGAATACGAGCGTTTTCTGTCCAAACTGTTTGGACAACTGAATGCCGGCCGAAAAGACCGCCTTGCAAAAGAACTTGAAGTTTTGCGTCGGCTGCCCAAAACCCGAATCGACTCATGTAAAAAACTGGATCTGAAAGTCGGTCCCGGTTGTACAATACGGGTTAATCACAACGTATACTCAGTGAACAGCAGACTTATAGGAGAAAAAATACAGGTCCGCCTTTACATGGAATACCTGGAAATCTGGTACGGGCAAAAAAAAATCGATACCGTGCCACGGTTACGGGGCGAGGGGAAGTACAAAGTCAATTACCGGCATATCATTGACAGCTTGGTCAGAAAACCGGGGGCGTTTGAAAATTATCGATATCGTGATGCCATGTTCCCCACCAGTCGTTTTCGGATCGCTTATGATTCCTTAAAAGAGCGCTATACCGTTCAAAGCGCTGCGTCAAGATATCTGAAAATTTTATACCTTGCCGCAAAAGACAGTGAAGTGGCTGTGGACAATGCCTTGACGATTTTAATTAATGAAGGCCATGAGATCAGCAAAGATGCGGTCCAGCGTCTTATGACATCTAATACCCCTGTTGCCGGGCCGGATGATATCCATATCCCGGCCATTGATTTAAGCAGTTATGACAAACTTCTCAAAATGGTGGAGGCATGA
- a CDS encoding DUF6399 domain-containing protein, with protein MKRPYNESGHVTSINRKWERAEIAKLVQDFESRGQAVSQRDFSKNNGIARSTLRYWADRKNSIDADPILIEFFESPVGIAFLHRLMTSAHVSFTKAGAASIHNVSDFLIRSGLSPFVASSYSSQRKVSAQIDDKIIQFGNIEDERLGQQMPAKIITLCEDETFHPQICLVAMEPVSNFILVERYALNREAKTWNEAIDNALSGFPVEVIQVASDEGRSLISHALKGLKVHHSPDCFHVIYEIGKGTCGALMSKIKKAEKEYERKVKLTHDIEQKKEKFDTADKRPRGRRPHFEKRIEQAKAQEQFAQKNLDQARLNYETVRSEKAKIGKIYHPYNLETGQKQDSKTVDSLLIDCFDKIHTATANLSDRCKERVNKAQRVVNSMVATIAFFFHMVDVYLDNMNLSDRDKNLMHNYLIPGHYLKLAARRHRDIDRKTEILQKSQDLLSVVNCTDGYCDVISDCKIKELEKAAKSCAQLFQRSSSCVEGRNAQLALRHQGIHRLSDRHLKASTIMHNYYIKRRDGTTAAERFFEAKPNDLFEFLLNNVDYPARPRNQLKLVA; from the coding sequence ATGAAAAGACCATATAATGAATCGGGACATGTAACAAGCATAAACAGGAAATGGGAACGAGCCGAAATAGCAAAACTTGTGCAGGATTTTGAATCAAGGGGGCAGGCCGTTAGCCAGCGTGATTTTTCAAAAAATAATGGTATTGCTCGCTCAACACTTCGGTATTGGGCAGACCGAAAAAATAGTATTGATGCAGATCCAATTTTAATAGAATTTTTTGAAAGTCCAGTTGGCATAGCTTTTTTACACCGATTGATGACATCTGCCCATGTTTCGTTTACTAAAGCTGGAGCGGCCAGCATCCACAATGTCAGCGATTTTTTAATCAGATCCGGCCTATCACCGTTTGTTGCATCATCATATTCATCTCAGCGCAAGGTTTCCGCTCAGATAGATGATAAAATCATCCAATTCGGAAATATTGAGGACGAGAGGCTTGGTCAACAAATGCCTGCAAAAATAATCACGCTTTGCGAGGATGAGACCTTTCACCCTCAAATTTGTCTTGTTGCTATGGAACCTGTTTCAAACTTTATCCTTGTAGAAAGATATGCCCTCAATCGTGAGGCCAAAACCTGGAATGAGGCAATAGACAATGCGCTTTCCGGTTTTCCTGTTGAAGTCATCCAAGTTGCCAGTGATGAAGGCCGTAGTCTTATCAGTCACGCGCTTAAAGGTCTTAAGGTTCATCATTCACCGGATTGTTTCCACGTCATTTATGAAATCGGAAAAGGCACTTGCGGTGCTTTGATGTCAAAAATAAAAAAAGCAGAAAAAGAATACGAAAGAAAGGTCAAGCTGACTCATGACATTGAGCAAAAAAAAGAAAAATTCGACACTGCTGACAAACGCCCCCGGGGACGTAGACCACACTTTGAAAAAAGAATTGAGCAGGCTAAAGCCCAAGAACAATTTGCTCAAAAAAACTTGGATCAGGCCCGCTTAAATTATGAAACCGTACGCAGTGAAAAAGCTAAGATAGGAAAAATTTATCATCCATACAACCTCGAAACCGGCCAGAAGCAGGATTCAAAAACTGTCGACAGCCTTCTGATAGACTGTTTTGATAAAATTCATACTGCCACAGCCAATCTCTCGGATCGATGCAAAGAGCGTGTCAATAAAGCCCAACGAGTTGTGAATAGTATGGTTGCAACCATTGCCTTCTTTTTTCATATGGTCGATGTTTACCTTGATAATATGAACCTATCGGATCGCGACAAAAACCTGATGCACAACTATTTAATCCCAGGTCATTATTTGAAACTGGCGGCAAGGAGGCATAGGGATATTGACCGGAAAACGGAAATCCTCCAGAAGTCCCAAGACTTATTGTCGGTTGTTAACTGTACCGACGGATACTGCGATGTCATTTCAGATTGCAAAATAAAGGAGCTGGAAAAAGCCGCCAAGAGCTGCGCTCAACTTTTTCAAAGATCGAGTTCCTGTGTTGAGGGAAGAAATGCACAATTAGCACTCCGCCATCAAGGAATTCATCGTCTGAGTGATCGACATTTAAAAGCATCCACAATTATGCACAACTATTATATCAAAAGACGAGATGGAACCACGGCTGCTGAACGATTTTTTGAGGCTAAACCGAATGACCTCTTTGAATTTCTCTTGAATAATGTGGACTATCCGGCACGGCCACGAAACCAATTGAAATTAGTGGCTTAA
- the istB gene encoding IS21-like element helper ATPase IstB, translated as MMSDRDQIVNHLKSLHMPTMRRSYEETADQARAESWGYEHYLLQLLNLECEVRWQNRIARNLRASKLPPSKTFENFDKKRLPIKVANHLNVLIDGSFLNQSENILAFGNPGSGKTHLLCAIGHELIAQGKQVLFIPCSSLVQDLLIAKRELELTKKLKSLSRFDAVIIDDIGYVQQSREEMEVLFTFLADRYEQGSLMITSNLPFSKWEQIFKDPMTTAAAIDRLVHHSIIFELNVESYRMEQAQKESK; from the coding sequence ATGATGAGCGACAGAGACCAGATTGTAAACCATCTTAAAAGTCTGCACATGCCGACCATGCGCCGCAGCTATGAAGAAACGGCAGATCAGGCCCGGGCGGAGTCATGGGGGTATGAGCACTATCTTTTGCAGTTGCTGAATCTTGAATGTGAAGTGCGTTGGCAAAACCGGATAGCCAGAAACCTGAGGGCATCCAAGCTGCCGCCCTCAAAGACCTTTGAGAATTTTGATAAAAAGCGTCTTCCTATAAAGGTCGCTAATCATTTGAATGTACTGATCGACGGCTCTTTTTTAAATCAATCTGAAAACATTTTGGCCTTTGGGAATCCCGGAAGCGGGAAAACCCATCTGTTATGTGCCATTGGTCATGAATTGATTGCACAAGGGAAACAGGTCCTTTTCATTCCTTGCAGCAGTCTTGTCCAGGATCTGCTGATCGCCAAAAGGGAACTTGAGTTGACAAAAAAGCTCAAAAGCCTTTCCAGGTTTGATGCCGTGATTATTGATGATATCGGATATGTCCAGCAAAGCCGGGAAGAGATGGAAGTATTGTTCACCTTCCTGGCAGACCGGTATGAGCAAGGCAGCCTGATGATCACCAGCAATCTTCCCTTTTCTAAGTGGGAACAGATTTTTAAGGACCCTATGACAACTGCTGCGGCTATTGACCGGCTTGTTCACCACAGCATTATCTTCGAATTGAATGTTGAAAGTTATCGCATGGAACAGGCCCAAAAGGAGTCAAAATGA